A window of the Angustibacter sp. Root456 genome harbors these coding sequences:
- a CDS encoding sugar ABC transporter substrate-binding protein: MAAALAATTALGLTACGGSDSGDSADSKTVRVTLANHVWTENIKKALPEFEKSSGLKVEITQLGEDQLSDQYNVKLNAGSSDLDVMMYRPLQEGKLFAKNKYLADLTDKVTSAKDWNWDDFQDGPVGATTFKDKVVGVPLITEQEVLYYRKDLLKKAGIAQPPQTLDELKADAAKIAQQNPGIAGFVARTGKSAAVTQFSSFLYSMGGDFIDDSGKAAINTDAAKKAYALYGGLIKNYGPKNVSTDMSWPEAMAIFTQGKAAFYTEADSLYANATDPAKSKVSDTVGFAPFPAGPAGSKPYNVPSWALGINEQSKNKDNAWKFIKWATSKEMVLANQKAGVPGARQSVWENPEGTATYPKDLAAAIAVSTKNGVGHDRPLVIKVPEAREIVGQPIVDAITGQDVAASAEKAQQAFQALLDDENK; this comes from the coding sequence ATGGCGGCCGCGCTGGCCGCGACGACGGCCCTGGGCCTGACGGCCTGCGGGGGCTCGGACAGCGGTGACAGCGCCGACTCCAAGACCGTGCGGGTCACGCTGGCCAACCACGTGTGGACCGAGAACATCAAGAAGGCGCTGCCGGAGTTCGAGAAGTCCAGCGGTCTGAAGGTCGAGATCACCCAGCTCGGCGAGGACCAGCTCTCCGACCAGTACAACGTCAAGCTCAACGCGGGCTCCTCGGACCTCGACGTGATGATGTATCGGCCGCTTCAGGAGGGGAAGCTGTTCGCGAAGAACAAGTACCTCGCGGACCTCACCGACAAGGTGACGTCGGCCAAGGACTGGAACTGGGACGACTTCCAGGACGGCCCGGTCGGCGCGACCACGTTCAAGGACAAGGTCGTCGGCGTCCCGCTCATCACCGAGCAGGAGGTCCTGTACTACCGCAAGGACCTGCTGAAGAAGGCCGGGATCGCTCAGCCGCCGCAGACGCTCGACGAGCTCAAGGCGGACGCCGCCAAGATCGCGCAGCAGAACCCCGGCATCGCGGGCTTCGTCGCCCGCACCGGCAAGTCCGCCGCGGTGACGCAGTTCTCCAGCTTCCTGTACAGCATGGGCGGGGACTTCATCGACGACAGCGGCAAGGCCGCGATCAACACCGACGCCGCCAAGAAGGCCTACGCGCTCTACGGCGGCCTGATCAAGAACTACGGCCCCAAGAACGTCAGCACCGACATGAGCTGGCCCGAGGCCATGGCGATCTTCACGCAGGGCAAGGCGGCGTTCTACACCGAGGCTGACTCGCTCTACGCCAACGCCACCGACCCGGCCAAGTCGAAGGTCTCCGACACCGTGGGCTTCGCGCCGTTCCCGGCGGGCCCGGCCGGCTCCAAGCCGTACAACGTGCCGTCGTGGGCGCTCGGCATCAACGAGCAGTCCAAGAACAAGGACAACGCCTGGAAGTTCATCAAGTGGGCGACGAGCAAGGAGATGGTGCTCGCGAACCAGAAGGCTGGCGTCCCCGGTGCTCGCCAGTCGGTGTGGGAGAACCCTGAGGGCACCGCGACCTACCCGAAGGACCTCGCCGCGGCCATCGCCGTGAGCACCAAGAACGGTGTGGGACACGACCGCCCGCTGGTCATCAAGGTGCCCGAGGCGCGTGAGATCGTCGGTCAGCCGATCGTCGACGCGATCACCGGTCAGGACGTCGCGGCGTCGGCCGAGAAGGCGCAGCAGGCGTTCCAGGCTCTGCTGGACGACGAGAACAAGTGA
- a CDS encoding FadR/GntR family transcriptional regulator, with translation MTPPKASLSPTGGAPSLHGRVLDQIGTAICGGDLAAGSVLYIDDLAERYAVSRSVVREALRVLSSMGMVESRRRVGTQIRSAAQWNVYDPQVIRWRLASRQRNSQLRSMTELRTAVEPQAARLAAERISPDAASELVGTAAKMWAAGQSDDEDEFLRLDIEFHRQVLAGSGNEMFVKLNELVAEVLAGRHHYGLMPHHPQAEALRLHADVAQAVQRGDGERAHQAMVRIMEQALEEMRSMWADDLADATPDGSAR, from the coding sequence ATGACGCCACCGAAGGCTTCCCTCTCGCCCACCGGCGGCGCGCCCAGCCTGCACGGCCGAGTGCTCGACCAGATCGGGACGGCCATCTGCGGTGGCGACCTCGCCGCCGGCAGCGTGCTCTACATCGACGACCTGGCCGAGCGCTACGCGGTGTCGCGCTCGGTCGTGCGCGAGGCGCTGCGCGTGCTGTCGTCGATGGGCATGGTCGAGTCGCGCCGGCGCGTGGGCACGCAGATCCGCAGCGCCGCGCAGTGGAACGTGTACGACCCCCAGGTGATCCGCTGGCGCTTGGCCTCGCGCCAGCGCAACAGCCAGCTGCGCTCCATGACCGAGCTGCGCACCGCGGTCGAGCCACAAGCCGCACGCCTTGCCGCAGAACGCATCTCGCCGGACGCCGCCAGCGAGCTGGTGGGCACCGCGGCGAAGATGTGGGCAGCCGGTCAGAGCGACGACGAGGACGAGTTCCTGCGCCTGGACATCGAGTTCCACCGGCAGGTGCTGGCCGGGTCGGGGAACGAGATGTTCGTGAAGCTGAACGAGCTCGTCGCCGAGGTGCTGGCCGGACGTCACCACTACGGCCTGATGCCGCACCACCCGCAGGCAGAGGCGCTGCGGCTGCACGCCGACGTCGCCCAGGCGGTGCAGCGCGGTGACGGCGAGCGCGCCCACCAGGCGATGGTGCGGATCATGGAGCAGGCGCTGGAGGAGATGAGGTCGATGTGGGCCGATGATCTGGCCGACGCCACGCCGGACGGCTCCGCTCGCTAG